The Humulus lupulus chromosome 3, drHumLupu1.1, whole genome shotgun sequence genome window below encodes:
- the LOC133823098 gene encoding uncharacterized protein LOC133823098: MALQSGIGFSKILVIAGTGYTATVLLNNHKLSDLLGELQSLVKGLEKSKDQSEGGSDYSDPILAQVRKLAAEVQQLGSNRHITILNGNDGHGNLKSLVVPAAALGAIGYGYMWWKGCSLWDFMYVTKSNMAKAVSNLTKHLENLSDYVAQTKKHLTQRIQNVDDKMVEQNKLSREIKDDVTVLNESVDGIAYDLSGLQNMVAALNGKLCVMEGKQDFANASLYYLCNFIDGKKVKMPEALQDQLKTSPPSRGSLTFSEAPSLMGLKDITDTLGLNYSEDGTDRLEKSSKNLIRSVSTRC, from the exons ATGGCTTTGCAGTCTGGTATAGGCTTTTCCAAGATCCTCGTCATAGCCGGAACAG GGTATACTGCTACGGTTTTGCTCAATAACCATAAACTATCGGATCTTCTTGGCGAGCTTCAG TCTTTGGTGAAGGGATTGGAGAAATCGAAAGATCAATCAGAAGGAGGATCTGATTACAGTGATCCCATTTTAGCTCAG GTGCGTAAATTGGCTGCTGAGGTTCAACAACTTGGTTCAAATCGACATATTACTATTCTGAATGGGAATGATGGCCATG GTAACTTAAAGTCACTTGTAGTTCCCGCTGCTGCATTGGGAGCAATTGGGTATGGTTACATGTGGTGGAAG GGTTGTTCATTGTGGGATTTTATGTACGTGACAAAAAGTAATATGGCGAAGGCGGTTTCAAATTTGACAAAACATCTGGAgaacttatcagattatgttGCA CAAACAAAGAAGCATTTGACGCAGAGGATTCAAAACGTGGATGATAAAATGGTGGAGCAGAACAAGCTATCTAGGGAAATAAAGGATGAT GTCACTGTTCTGAATGAATCTGTTGATGGTATTGCCTATGACTTGAGTGGATTGCAGAACATGGTTGCTGCCTTG AACGGGAAGTTATGTGTAATGGAGGGCAAACAG GATTTTGCAAATGCTAGTTTATACTACCTGTGCAACTTTATTGATGGGAAGAAGGTCAAAATGCCCGAAGCACTGCAG GATCAACTTAAAACTTCTCCCCCATCACGTGGTTCACTCACATTTTCAGAGGCTCCAAGCCTTATG GGTCTGAAAGACATTACAGATACTTTAGGTTTGAACTATTCTGAAGATGGTACTGACAGGTTGGAGAAATCGTCCAAAAACCTAATAAG GTCGGTATCAACTAGGTGTTGA
- the LOC133823099 gene encoding uncharacterized protein LOC133823099: MDHEHGMGATEGSCSNKYEQEMAQLRAVVNRQAEQIEKLLAEQRQRQAPTPPTETPTPPQAPPAVHPMEPLYERFRKQRPPVFEGSTDPLDAQDWKSSLEDIFEFMQLSDREKVSCAAHTLKKDAKIWWEVVKQTREVNQMTWAEFELVFNEKFYNEAVLTAKVSEFTRLQQGNLSVAEYARTFDRLAKFAPDLVNTETSRVNRFLEGLQPELARDVDMGRTGPLSYAQAVEKALRAEHREEKITKAKAATSMPRRDTPFNKEQSRFHNDNKRGAQNFQFRQGQNKKFKGGQQNRQPGFQQMPRCQTCGKNHFGECRLLTKSCFKCGKGDHFIKDCPLMKNQQMKEEPQRTNASVFTITQADADTNNSVVSGDIFASGILTHALIDSGATHSFASLTYVKRLGRSCEKLSEVFSTMLPSGEILYSTHWLRGVPICIDGRELYADLIMLEMADYEVILGMDWLSKYNATIDCRRKTVIFKPSEEDEFMFTGATSKGCIPLISAMKARRLLESGCVGYLASVVDTYKEQKLKPEDVPVVRDFLEVFPEDLPGLPPDREIEFVIELLPGTAPVSKAPYRMAPAELKELKIQLQELLDKKFIRPSFSPWGAPVLFVKKKDGTMRMCIDYRELNKLTIKNKYPLPRIDDLFDQLQGRGVFSKIDLRSGYHQLKIREEDVPKTAFRTRYGHYEFLVMPFGLTNAPAAFMDLMNRVFKDYLDKFVIVFIDDILVYSRSQEEHEEHLRLTLEKLKEKQLYAKFKKCEFWLEKVAFLGHIVSKDGIAVDPSKIEAVSKWNRPTNVSEVRSFLGLAGYYRRFVEGFSKIAMPLTQLTRKNHKFEWTEACEKSFQDLKQRLVSAPVLTIPSGSGGLVIYSDASKQGLGCVLMQNGKVIAYASRQLKDYEQKYPTHDLELAAVVFALKIWRHYLYGEKCEIYTDHKSLKYFFTQKELNM, from the coding sequence ATGGATCATGAACATGGAATGGGGGCTACTGAAGGCTCTTGCAGCAATAAATATGAACAAGAAATGGCTCAACTTCGAGCGGTGGTGAATAGACAGGCTGAACAAATTGAGAAGTTGTTAGCAGAACAACGACAAAGGCAAGCACCAACACCACCTACTGAAACTCCAACACCTCCACAAGCTCCACCTGCAGTGCACCCCATGGAACCATTATATGAACGGTTCCGAAAACAACGCCCACCAGTATTTGAAGGTAGCACTGACCCACTTGACGCACAAGACTGGAAGAGTTCTTTAGAAGACATCTTTGAGTTCATGCAACTAAGTGACAGGGAAAAAGTTTCTTGTGCTGCACATACACTTAAAAAGGATGCTaagatctggtgggaagtggttaaGCAGACTAGAGAAGTGAATCAGATGACTTGGGCAGAATTTGAACTGGTCTTCAATGAGAAGTTTTATAATGAAGCTGTGTTGACTGCCAAAGTAAGTGAGTTCACTAGATTGCAACAGGGGAATCTATCAGTGGCTGAGTACGCCAGGACATTTGAccggttagccaagtttgcaccagacttgGTTAACACTGAAACTAGTAGAGTGAATCGCTTCCTGGAGGGTCTACAACCAGAATTGGCTAGAGATGTAGATATGGGACGTACAGGGCCTCTTTCTTATGCTCAGGCTgtggagaaagctttgagagctgaacacagagaagaaaaaataacaaaagctAAAGCTGCTACTAGCATGCCTCGTAGAGACACTCCATTCAACAAAGAACAAAGCCGCTTTCACAATGACAACAAAAGAGGGGCCCAGAATTTCCAATTTAGACAAGGACAGAATAAGAAATTTAAAGGAGGTCAGCAAAACAGGCAACCTGGATTCCAACAAATGCCACGATGTCAAACTTGTGGAAAGAATCATTTCGGGGAGTGCAGGCTTCTAACTAAGAGCTGCTTCAAATGTGGCAAGGGGGATCATTTTATCAAAGATTGTCCATTGATGAAGAACCAACAAATGAAGGAAGAACCTCAGAGGACAAATGCTAGTGTGTTCACGATTACTCAGGCTGATGCTGATACCAACAACTCTGTTGTGTCAGGTGATATTTTTGCATCTGGTATTCTCACTCATGCATTAATAGATTCAGGTGCCACGCATTCATTTGCATCATTGACATATGTAAAAAGGTTGGGTAGATCGTGTGAAAAATTGTCAGAagtttttagtacaatgttaccatcTGGAGAGATTCTGTATTCTACTCATTGGTTGAGGGGGGTTCCTATTTgcattgatggtagggaattatatgCTGATCTAATAATGTTAGAGATGGCCGATTATGaggtgattttgggtatggattggctttcaaagtataatgccactattgattgtagaaggaaaacAGTGATATTTAAGCCTTCGGAGGAAGATGAGTTTATGTTTACTGGAGCGACATCAAAAGGTTGCATTCCATTAATTTCTGCTATGAAGGCCAGGCGACTGTTGGAAAGTGGATGTGTGGGTTATctcgccagtgtggttgacacgtaTAAGGAGCAAAAGTTAAAACCGGAAGATGTACCGGTAGTTAGAGATTTCTTagaagtatttccagaagatttaccgggattgcctccagacagagaaattgaatttgtgattgagctACTTCCTGGTACAGCCCCTGTGTCcaaggcaccttatagaatggcaccagcagaactaaaggaattaaagatacagttgcaagaactcctggataaaaagtttatcaggcctagtttttcaccatggggagctccggtgctatttgtgaagaaaaaggatgggacgatgcgaatgtgtattgattatagagaattgaacaagttgacaatcaagaataagtatccacttcctagaattgatgatctttttgatcaattacaaggaagaggagtgttttcaaagattgatttgagatctgggtatcatcaattaaagattagagaagaggatgtaccaaagaccgcatttcgaactcggtatggccattatgagttccttgtgatgccatttggattaactaatgctccagctgcattcatggacttgatgaacagggtgtttaaggactaCCTTGATAAGTTTGTAatagtgtttattgatgatatcttggtgtattctcgatcccaagaagaacatgaggaacatttgaggttgacgttggagaaattaaaagaaaaacaactctatgccaaatttaagaaatgtgaattttggctagagaaggtggcatttttgggccatatagtctcaaaagatggtattgcggtggatccatcaaagattgaagctgttagtaagtggaatagaccaacaaatgtttcagaagtaaggagttttctgggattagcaggctattaccgaagatttgttgaaggattttccaagataGCAATGCCATTGACACAACTCACgaggaagaatcataagtttgaatggactgaagcttGTGAGAAAAGTTTTCAAGATTTGAAGCAAAGATTGGTTTCTGCTCCAGTACTTACTATTCCATCTGGATCAGGAGGACTTGTGATTTATAGTGACGCTTCGAAgcaaggtttagggtgtgtgttgatgcagaatggcaaagtcatagcttatgcttctagacaattgaaggactatgaacagaaatatccaacacatgatctggagttggcagcagttgtttttgcactaaagatttggagacattatctgtatggtgagaagtgcgaaatatataccgatcataaaagtctcaagtatttcttcactcagaaggaattaaatatg